In the Plasmodium gaboni strain SY75 chromosome 13, whole genome shotgun sequence genome, CTTGTGAATGTATAAGAAACTTAACATATGAGAATAACATATTTAATGTTGAAATAATTagaaataatttatttaataatatgagAAGATGCGAACTGTTTgatattgttttatttaatcCACCATATGTTATAACAGGACCAGATGAAATGAACAAAACAGATTTGACAGCATCATACGCAGGTGGTAAATATGGAAGAGAAATTATCATGAAATTTTTATTAGACATTCATAATTATCTTAGTAATAAAGgtgttatatatttattactAGAGAAAAGTAATATACCTGAAGAAATTTTAAATCATGAGcatgtaaaatatatatatatatacgaggaaattaaaagaaaaaaaacttTAAACGAaacaatatttatttataaactaatgaagaaaaaataaaataagatataaataaatataaatacataaatatatatatatatatatatatattttattatccATGTGTGctactttttttatttgtgCATATTGTTTACTTATTAAGActtaaaaattttaattaatttaataaattaacTGATATATGTTTTTACAAAAGTTAtttaacaaaataatagtaccatatatataataataataataataattttttatgaaatataagcatatatatatatatatatatatatatatttatatatatttatatatttatataataaacaaattaGGAAATATGTATAATGATGTAAAAAATGCAGCATGtatacatttaaaaaaaaaaaaaaaaaaaaattaacaaatgaacaaataaaaaaaaaaaaaataagaatatcTTATATACAGGATTTCACAataagaaagaaaaaaaataacatcaatatgttatatatgttaaaaagaattttgatattatatataataactattgattatatatgtatatatattattcatttaaaaaaataataaatacaataATTATGCATAATGCaaaatattacatttatacattatataaggaccatataaaaaaaatgaatataattatacttgaaataaaatatattgtcATTCGGTTATTTTCTAACCACATATGGAAATTAAAATTCATAGCTTGTCTTctaaaatttatattttcttgaTATAACTTCTCAGTTTTGTTAACTAAAATATCTATTTTCTCTCGTCTCTCTAATATTTTCTCAATGTTTTCAATTATAATGTTTTGTATATTACTAATTTGGTtcttaatattatgaacaTCATTGGTTTCATAATCGTTAAAAACACGctaataaaaagaaataaaagataatgTATACATgacataatatatacatatatatatatataaaacaaataaagGAAGGGagttatttttatgttatggtttaaaaaaaaaatatatttctcaTATTACCATATTTTCCTTCAATACGGGTTTAAATTCTTCATCCAGTGATAAGGTAATAAGATCGGATGTATTATTGaagtttttaaaaaatctaaaaaaataaaacataagaaaatacacatataaataaataaatatatattatagagtatatatttataaataacatatttgtagttttgtctttttttttttttttcatcataaaaataataactctatataaatataaataaataaataaataaatatatatatatatatacactttttatatattacatttttgATATTTGTTCAAGAAATGCATAAGGTGTAAGAAAACCCAATTCTTTATCTGTCATTGCCATAAATGTTATACCATTTTTTATAAGCTGATGAAATACATAACTGAAAGgaaatacatacatatatatatatatatatatatatataatatattggattattagatatatttatataatttaaaattattactcatcatatatatatgatttcCTGGATGTATGTGGTGGTATTATTTCAAGAAGTAGTCTACTTATATTAGAAAAGTTTCCTCCATATTCGGTATATTCTGCTAACACAGTCTTTTctacataataataatatagtaaatatataaataaatatatatatatatatatatatatatatgtatgtatgcATTTTATCAATACATTCATAgtgatataaaaattatcaattattattttttcctttttttttttttttacctCTAGCTATTAAACCATAAATTATAGACATTTTTcttctctttttttattctttcTATTAATCAATATactaatattttttttattaaaatgtatatatgatttatatgttcaattcaaaattttttttttttcttaatgaaatattttatatagtactattacacatatatattatatatatattcgCGAATCTATATTGTGTACAAGTCtttatacacatatatatatatatatatatatatatatatatcttatcttaagtaattaaaaaaatatattatatatttaaaaatataaagaatagtaataagatattaaatatatatatatattacttatACATGACAATATATAcatcaaaatattatcatattacAAATgattacatataattaaataGTTTACAATAACATTATGAGTACATGATAAAACTTGAAAAGGAAAAGCATTTCGTGTATTATCttaatatgaaaaaaatttaaatatatataatgttaaaaaaaaaaaaaaaaatgtatcATCTGGACTATCTCAAAGTTCTGGAATTAAGCTACCAttgaatttttattaatacaaTAAGGTAATtcctaaaaaaaaaaataaaaataataaaataaaaataaataaataaataaatatggtggatctcttttttttttatttattattttattattattttttttttttttagattataataaggaaatgtatacatataattatatattttattttctttatattgGGTGTAATGGTATGcacaatatataaagatatatattatatatatatatatatatatatatatatatatggcAAGATGTTATgctatatatataatatatataaaaatatatgtatatatttatttatgtataattttattattttttttttttaaaagtaaaaatttataatgtattatgtaatttttttttattttaaattataatacaAATTGTGGATTGactaaaaaaaatattaagaaaaatatggaaaaaatagaacatacttatatatatatatatatatatataagagaaatatgaattaatagaagtaaaattataataattgtaaATTATAGGGTTCTAcatgtataaataaaaatatactttattaaaaaattctttatctataatatatttttaattatctttatgttttatattttataaatataacaatataatatatatatatatatatatatatatatatatatatatttatatatttttattttttttgttaaaaGAATATGCTTTTTTGTAGTAAAAATTCTGAAGAGACATACCACAATGTAATAAACAGCTTGCTATATGAAATTAAGAATTTAAAACTAGATGacaaatattatttccTTATAAAACAGAAACAATTACATTGTCctttattttcattatgTAAATTAAATTTCAGAGAAGATCCTATAATAgtgaatataaataaagatacaaaagaagatgaagcatttaatttaatatatcataataaaaaaattttagataagaaaaaaaagaaaaaaaaaaaagaagaggaactaataaaaaatttaacAACAGgtgataatattattcaagATGAAGAACTTATAGATAAGTTATCAAGcttattaaaattaaatcatgatacaaatataattattgataatgagaaaaattatgattcattatataaatattattcattttatgATGATGCATTTAATACTAgtctttattatatacaagATGATTATGatcttttattaaataaacatGTGAATGgtctatatattttatctataagcaaatatagtaatatcttaaaaaatattttaagtgacataataaataatataaacaatgatgaatataatttaaaagatcttattaaacaatatgtgcaaataatatatgatcCTAGACTTATTAATGCAGATACATCtggaaaaagaaaaacaaaaacaatatttataaatgatGACATGActatattaaatattatttataaaaataatatatataaaattaaatcaaaaataaaaggatatcattatgatattaataataatattatatataatccgtatttgttattttataatacaCAAGATGAAGGATGgttgattattataaaaaataaaaatacagATTTAACCAAATTTATAGAAACAACAgattattatgataaaaaaaaattatctaTAGAACAATATGATGaacttataaaaaaaaaaaaaaaaacaaaaaaagaaacaaatctataatattataGACACGTGAGTGTTCttatacaaaatattattttgaagttttatttttatagttattattattctaatttttttttaaaaaaataaataaacaaatataagaaaaaattaaacatattatatatatatatatatatatataatattttaatgtgtaacgattttattttttattgtaaaatataaaataatatttatattttacccaacattaaaaaaaaaaaaaaaaatatacatatatattataaactTATATTAggttataaaaatatgaataattatatcaacaaataataatgaatgataaaaataataaatacttaatgtatatattaataattaaaaaatatatatgtaaaatgatatacatatgtaaatatatatatatatatatatataataatcataatcCATATGcgaatttaaaaaaaaataaaataaataaatgaatatttactcataaattattaagtaataattttaattattatatttaaaatgtttatatattatcaaaaaaaaaaaaaaaatatatatatatatataatatatatataatatatatatttataattattctttcattttatttattatatttatcattttttataatccaaattatcatcacaaatatttaattatattttatctaggtgtttatttttattttttatttttttttttttttttcataatttaatatttcttcattatttttttttactttgtaaattatttaaaataatgtttttttttttagataCTAACAGCGtatcattatcatcattattaaatttattatcattttttttttctttagagctgttcataaatatagacttttccttttcattatattcATAACAACTATCTTCTAAATTGTTGTGACTATATGAAGTATTTTTTCTTGTAAAAAATTCGATATCCTTACGAAACGAATTAAGATCTTTATTCCTAATATTGTCTATATCATCCttatcatatttaaaacatttatcaaaatttttttcatcagTATAATCACTTTTAAAGGGTtcatatgtattattactaatataactttcattattaaaacTAGTTACATCACTATCTTTTCTTTCTCTTTCTTTTAACATTTGCTCATCCTCAATATTactatttatataacaatcAACTAGTTTTTCTTCCTTCATATTATCGTAATTATATTGATATTTTTCATCCTCCTTATCATGCTCAATTATCTTTCTATCATGTGTACTATCTGATTCGTTGCTATGTAAATTAAATATGGAATCTCCAAATGAATtgtaatttattttgttaGTCAATGTTTTTGAGACATTCAAATTAAAGTTATCCTTCATATAATCCTTCGCCTTCACATCACTCccattatcattattataattataattattatcattattataattataattattatcattattattatttttatttatatttatgatgttatcatttttttcctcTTTAGAAATATCCACTTCATCCTTTTTAATCGATTCATTATTCTTATTGCTTGAAggtaatatataagatGCAACCTTCGACAACCAACAATTTGCACTTTCAAGATTAAGCTCATTATCATTATGATTATCATTATGATTATCATTATGATTATCActataattatcattatgattatcattatgattatcactataattatcattataattttttttatttaataaattacCTTCTTGTTCATTTGTATCATTTTGTTCTTGCCCCCTCAACTTATCTGGACTATTTTCTAATGAACTTATGTAAGAAATCGAACGACTATGTTCTTTTAAATCTGCACgttcttcatttatattttcatgTGTGCtactactattattattaatatcatcatATGAATTAATTAGCACTGgttttatttcttctttacTCTTAACATcagaaatattattattattattattattattattatcatcattatataatatttggCTCTCTAATAAATCTCTGCCATCCTCCTCCTCTTCCTCTTCattcttctttttatttttatcattcTCACTTTTTACAAATGGTTTCTCTTTTTCTAATTCATCTTTGGCAttccttttcttttctttcttttcttttttatcttttttatcttttttgtttatacCTTTCATACTTTTCTTACCTTCATTTGCCTGTTccttctttttcttttttttctttttttttcttttatgACTAGTAGCACTACCACTATAGGTTGTATTACTACAATTACtacttatattatttatatttgtattattttttttat is a window encoding:
- a CDS encoding putative methyltransferase-like protein, which produces MKNSEQVRINFNYIYSNKEIRNDVYLPSSDTFTFIEALEDEVDNISQNINIIMEMGSGSGYLILSLYEMLLSRNKKVDMLYCVDINKKACECIRNLTYENNIFNVEIIRNNLFNNMRRCELFDIVLFNPPYVITGPDEMNKTDLTASYAGGKYGREIIMKFLLDIHNYLSNKGVIYLLLEKSNIPEEILNHEHVKYIYIYEEIKRKKTLNETIFIYKLMKKK
- a CDS encoding putative SNARE protein (transcript variant 1; alternatively spliced); the encoded protein is MSIIYGLIAREKTVLAEYTEYGGNFSNISRLLLEIIPPHTSRKSYIYDDYVFHQLIKNGITFMAMTDKELGFLTPYAFLEQISKIFFKNFNNTSDLITLSLDEEFKPVLKENMRVFNDYETNDVHNIKNQISNIQNIIIENIEKILERREKIDILVNKTEKLYQENINFRRQAMNFNFHMWLENNRMTIYFISSIIIFIFFIWSLYNV
- a CDS encoding putative SNARE protein (transcript variant 2; alternatively spliced) translates to MSIIYGLIAREKTVLAEYTEYGGNFSNISRLLLEIIPPHTSRKSYIYDEFFKNFNNTSDLITLSLDEEFKPVLKENMRVFNDYETNDVHNIKNQISNIQNIIIENIEKILERREKIDILVNKTEKLYQENINFRRQAMNFNFHMWLENNRMTIYFISSIIIFIFFIWSLYNV
- a CDS encoding hypothetical protein (conserved Plasmodium protein, unknown function), with protein sequence MLFCSKNSEETYHNVINSLLYEIKNLKLDDKYYFLIKQKQLHCPLFSLCKLNFREDPIIVNINKDTKEDEAFNLIYHNKKILDKKKKKKKKEEELIKNLTTGDNIIQDEELIDKLSSLLKLNHDTNIIIDNEKNYDSLYKYYSFYDDAFNTSLYYIQDDYDLLLNKHVNGLYILSISKYSNILKNILSDIINNINNDEYNLKDLIKQYVQIIYDPRLINADTSGKRKTKTIFINDDMTILNIIYKNNIYKIKSKIKGYHYDINNNIIYNPYLLFYNTQDEGWLIIIKNKNTDLTKFIETTDYYDKKKLSIEQYDELIKKKKKTKKETNL
- a CDS encoding hypothetical protein (conserved Plasmodium protein, unknown function) → MKIHLSSDEVNLLVYRYLVENGFVHTSFSFFNEGNISKNPYYMSHGDKLPSGALVSFLQKALIFIYIEYHTDHNDGKKISCEEPFSFFRRHDCWNNEYNCLHQQERKKKKEREGDDENINDDMNDKMDDMMDDKRDDKKYDRMNDDSVNNLTNNNINDYNKNILLNNNNNNDNMNNNINNNYDNNEQDDNMFKRHTQLSDVNETKKENFNNNIDDNHHNNDNEKSSPNHFNIINTNDINSDNKEENKVIKHKNNIYRNSFSNFASFNYNDSNMSFKDIKRNYASIFAQVKTPRRNASNNKKKKTNNKSKDDTAENKQNIDNPNGNNNNNNNNDDDNNNIDNNYCDVKNEEQNLSSKKRKKCTSIKTSNIKSSHNKTTDGSSNNNNNNIHVEGNESFQNREKKNVDISLNKKNNTNINNISSNCSNTTYSGSATSHKRKKKKKKKKKEQANEGKKSMKGINKKDKKDKKEKKEKKRNAKDELEKEKPFVKSENDKNKKKNEEEEEEDGRDLLESQILYNDDNNNNNNNNNISDVKSKEEIKPVLINSYDDINNNSSSTHENINEERADLKEHSRSISYISSLENSPDKLRGQEQNDTNEQEGNLLNKKNYNDNYSDNHNDNHNDNYSDNHNDNHNDNHNDNELNLESANCWLSKVASYILPSSNKNNESIKKDEVDISKEEKNDNIININKNNNNDNNYNYNNDNNYNYNNDNGSDVKAKDYMKDNFNLNVSKTLTNKINYNSFGDSIFNLHSNESDSTHDRKIIEHDKEDEKYQYNYDNMKEEKLVDCYINSNIEDEQMLKERERKDSDVTSFNNESYISNNTYEPFKSDYTDEKNFDKCFKYDKDDIDNIRNKDLNSFRKDIEFFTRKNTSYSHNNLEDSCYEYNEKEKSIFMNSSKEKKNDNKFNNDDNDTLLVSKKKNIILNNLQSKKK